ATACCCAATTGGTTGATGATCCCAGGAAGAACATCTTGTAGCTCTGCAAAGTCAAACAATGAACTAAGTATACAAAAAAGAGCCAGAGGAACAGAATAATTCAAAGGGAACACATAAATAAGGGTAGAGACTTTATTGTTCTATTTTTTGTAGCAGGCACGTCACCGCCGCAAAACCCTCAAATATAGCGAGTTGATGCGTAAAAATGGCATATTCAGTACAACAAATGATAATCCCAGATTAAAAACAATATCCAAAACGGCAGCAGGTTAAGTGATGATCATGTTACCAACTTATCACAGTTGACTTATATTACTAGGAGACCACAATCAAGGAATCTCGAGTGGCTGTAAACGAATGTTCATTGTTGCATTAATGCAGTGCATCCATAAAAGCTGAATGGCCTTccaaactactccctccctccggaaataagtgacttggattcgtataagaatctatgcgaatccaagtcacttatttccggacagagggagtataataaaTCTACAACTTGCAGATCAAATCGAGAAGCGAGGCGATCCATACTCTTGGTCTGCGGAGTTCCACTGACCACCCATGTGTTTGCGGCGATGGACGCTTGCACTGCATCGACAGGACAGCAGACAAACAAGTTAATTAAGCAATCTCCATTTCCATGATACATCAGGCCAGAGTTGATAAACCAGGGAACGCATATTGCGCcccaacaaaataaaatggacaaaCCTTTGGGGTTGAGGAACTGGATGACGAGATCGTCCTTGAAGATGTTGACCTCCTCGATGGCCGGGATGGTGTTGACGCCCACTCTCTTGAGCGTGCTCTGCAGCCTCTTGTCGTCCGTGGTCGCCGTCTTGTGcaccgccttcttcttcctggagGACGAACAAAAAACCCGAAAGGCGGCTCATTCAGTTTCAGCAACAGCCGGCGTGTATACACACCATTTGCGTCAGACCAAGGGGTCGAGGGCTTACCGGCGCACGGTGCCTTTCCCGCCGGTACGGACGGCGCCGGCCATCTTCATGAGCTTCTCCTTGTTCATCTGCGAAAAAATCCCGACGGGGTAGTTAGGTCTCGGGGGCAATGAGATCTCTAGCCATCTGGGCGGACTGGACCGATCCAAACCAAAAATTGTTCGGCTCGATGCCGGTGATCTCGGACTGAGGAGCGGATAGAGGATGGTGACTGACCTTGAGTGAcggagtgcggcggcggcggcggcgccggcgagggggGAGCCGGAAACGGGGGGATTAGGCGAGAGAGAGcagcgagggaggaggagggagcggcggcggcggcgtaggtTTTTGTTGGGGATTATAGGGTTTTCGATTTTGTGTGTGAGCCCCTGAGCATTTTGCTTTTTGCTCTGGTAGGCCCCTGGTGGCTGGTGAGAGAGGGCTGGGCCTTGTAAGGTGGGCTTTTAAGGGACAAGTGGGCCTCGTCCAGAGCCTTGCACCGCTTTCTTCGTCTCCAAAGTCCAAATTGCATCTGCCTATCGAGCGCACCACCTCACACTCGCATGCcctcaggaaaaaaaaacctcacACTAGCATGATCACatcttttcctaaaaaaacactCACCCCTGGCGACTTGCAAATTTTGTTGGCTACTGTGGTTTTGAATTTACAGGAAGAACTCACATGTCAGTAGGCTGGACGGCAAGCTCCTTTCCACGGGATCTGCTTACTCGGCTTGCTTTGCAGATAAACGCGACGACCCGGCCGCTTCCGTCATCTGGAAGAGCTTCGCCCCGAACCGCCGCAGGATCTTCATGTGGCTGGCTTGCAAAAACCGGCTGTTCACCAACGAGAGACGGTTCCCACGTGGGCCATCGAACTCCGACAAGTGCCCGTTCTGCGACCGCCCGGAAACAACTTCCCACATGCTTCTTCATTGCCAATCGATTCGGGAGATCTGGTCGGCGCTTCAATCGATTCATCCTGATGCTACTTCGGTTAACGACATCGTTGATCTCTCCTCTAGTCGGCAGCCACCAGACAGGGTGCACTCTTCAGTTCTTCTACTCGTTCTTTGGAATATTTGGAAAAGGAGAAATGCGATGGTTTTCAATGCTGTTCTTGAAGACGCCAACATTGTGATCGATAGATGCTTTGCGGATGCTGCTCCTTGGGCTCACAGATGCAGCTCCCCTGCGTCTCAAAGTCTCATGGTGGACTGGGCGATCATGATGTCTCATTTGGCGAAATGTTTGTAATAAGTCGTAACCCCTGTATATTCTTCCTCCAACCCCCTAACTCCCTGTAaagttttggttttggtttaaTAAAAGTTGTGCAGGTTGGTTTTTGCCTGCCGTAGTTCGGgtcaaaataataattcatAATACCACAAATACGGACTAGATTGGAAAAAATGGAATAAGTAAACTCAACAATTGTCAATCACTGGAATGCATCCAAGCATGCCATTTTATTCACGTATACATCGATCGGTACAAATCAAGCCCCCTCACTAATTTGATCATACCACACGAcattaattcaaaataaaaatcaaatgGGTAAAAACACACTGATCAATCGAGCATATATTGCATATACTCGGTCGAATTAATCAAGCCCTTTTATTTTAATTGTTAGCATACGATATATGATGATGCAGACACGTtgatgaggatgaggatggGAGATCACGCGGCGGTGACGGCGATCTTCATTCCGGCCTGGCAGTGTCCCGGCACGCCGCAGATGAAGTAGTTTGTGCCGCGTGCCAGCGTGACGCGGTCGGAGCCCGACTTGTAGACCTTGGCGGCGCGCGCCGGCTTGGCGCACGCCTTGTACGCCGCCGCGCTCACCGCCGTCACGTCGTGCGCCGTCGAGTCGTACTTGAACACTGCATTACAGTTGCATTACGTTCGTATCAATCGACTATATTTTTAAGTTGcatatgtatgcatgcacgTAATTACCCAGGACGTCGCCGGCCTTGAAGCGCTTGCCGGCGGGCCAGGAGTTGGCGTTGAAGGTCCAGCCGCCATTGTCGCCCACGTTGTACACCGCCGACTCTGCCATGCCGGCGCTCACCAGCACAACCACCATGCCGAGGACTGCAACAATGGCCATGTTCTTAGCACTGCCTCTTCCCTGCGCAGCCATTGTTTACTAGCTAGTGTACTCCCTGCTGAGATGGAtcgagagctagctagctgcacgTACGTAAGAGCAGAAATGGTACTAAGAGCAAGTTAGCGAGAGAGGGGCTTCTTCTGGGTGCGTTGGGTGGTTAGCAATGGAGTGGCCGGTGTGGTTTTATAGGCGCGTGTTGTTGCAGCTGGTTGGCCGGAGTGGAAGACGTGGAAGTTGGGCAGTAATTAAGTACGAGTAGGTCCGATAGCACgggggaaaaggagagagcTCTATTTTCATTCCATGGCATGCAGCAACTTAGCAATGGTGGGATTGGGGGTTGGCCAACAACCCACACGACAACAATCTTAATGGAGAGACACTACTTTTTGGACCCGGTCGATGGATCGACGGCGACAAGCGAGTCCTCCACGAGAAGAATAACTTGCAACAAACCTTTGAAGAACGCGACGACGCCAACCCAACCCAACGTACCCAACCCTAGCGTGTGAAAAATATGTCGCAGAAGTGGCTTCCAAGTATAATTGGACCGCGCACCAAGCCTCCTTACGTATAATCAATATCTCTGGTGCGTAAAATTAAatatacatgcatacatattctAGCATGTGAAGCTCATCAACTGGCCGGTCGAACATGTACAGCGTACGTACGCACTCACCGATGTTGGACGATAATCGGGCTTTGATAGTTGCTTGTATAGTTGAGTACGGAGTAATAATAACTAAAGTTAAGTAGCCTTCCCAtatccatatatatatgcaaaaaaaataagccAAGATATAGAAGACAAATTAATTAACGCACGTAGTGCAAGGACCTTTGGAAGCGTGGGAAAATACTAGCAGTACTCACCCAAGTGGCGCGTAACTGGACCGCGCGCAATGGCCGGTCTCTCTCTGTCTGtctttgaaatttttgaaggCACGACTACATGTAATCTAGATTTATGTATTGGCCTGTACATGCATGTAATGCATACATTTTAATTTGGCCCGTGAAACTCAACTGGCCGGCCGGCATAGCTATTGGATGGATTACAGGGGGTGATCGATACTGGTGGtctttgttttgctttgcttgctacTTTTAGTGACGATCCTGCCGTTGCACGAAAGCACGCGTGCAGTTGCATGTACACTGGACGGCCAGGTCAGGTCGCCGTCGAGTAACACAACATATGTTGCATATACATGCCTCATGTCTGGTACTACATCTGCATGCACTTGCAAAGCTGTAGGGGACCGTTAGTTAGCTGCCCGGTCTCTTCGCTCgttgcttccttttttttttttagagagagagagaggcgctAGTTGCTTCCAAATTCCAACTAGCAGcacgtctttttttttttgagaattagCACATATAGGGCCGGAATCTAGAGTGGGCTAACAACGGCCCGCTATTAGTTTGTCCATGGGCAAGTATCCGACCTGGGCCGCAATGGACCCATCAGAGAAGTAAAATGACACCAGTACCCTTCGAACTATCCCCAACCACTCCCATCTCGGTCTCTGCAGTTCCAGCCGCTTGTTGAGAATTTTGCTGGGCGACcatggaggagaggaagaagatgatgaagcctctgcccttcctcctcctctgcctcctctgcctccaaCCCACGGGCGGCTCGCCGGACCCGACCCCGACCCCATGGCCGCCGCAATTCCACGCGAAGCTCCTGATGACCCACCGCGGCAACCTCTCGCTCGCCGACCTGTGGTACGACTGGCCGGGGGGCCGCAACCTGCACGTCATCCGCTACCAGCTCGCCGCCGATTCCGAGTCCCCCTACTACGACGCCGAGTGGAACAACGGCACCTCCTTCTTCTACACCCCGGCCCGCCGCGCCTGCCGCTCGGCGCAGGTCGGCGTCGGCATCCTCCGCCCTGACTGgctctcctcccccgccggcgatGCCGCCTACCTCGGCCGCTTCCCCGACGTCGACGGCGGGTTCGACTGCCATGTCTGGTCCAAGGCTGACTTCATCACCTACTACGAGGAGGTCGGCACCCGGCGCCCCGTCAAGTGGGTCTTCTACACAGGTAATAGTGTGTACTGTGGGCTCAAGGCCTCAAATGGCAGCATAGATTATGATTTGTGATCTCGTTAACGATCTAAGACATGCTGCATTCGTTATGCTACTTCTGTTGATAAGACTGCCGATGCAACAAACATGAGTACATGACAGTTGCAGGTCAGGCAGAAAGGATAAGAGCAATTTATTAATGAATGAGAATCAAATCTGTATAGATAGAGAACAATGTAGAAAATGCAGCAATTCGTGGTCAAGGGTACAAACAAATGTAGTGAAGTCTCACTACTCACTGTCACTAAGGCACACAATTTCTGCAACTTGTCTGGCTTGGGTTTGTCTTTCAGAAGCTGGCTCAAGGAAGATTCGGATTTACCACTCTCAGTCGATGTACTAATTTAGCAGCCATAGGAATCTGTGGACTGTTttcatatacggagtactagttaTCAGTCATATTTCCCCTGCAGTATCCCGCATCCATTATATGCCAGTTTGCTGCTGATCCCAAAGATTCCTATATGTGCCATCGGTTGAATTAGTGATTTGTGATTCCGTTGGT
This is a stretch of genomic DNA from Brachypodium distachyon strain Bd21 chromosome 1, Brachypodium_distachyon_v3.0, whole genome shotgun sequence. It encodes these proteins:
- the LOC100836116 gene encoding basic transcription factor 3; the protein is MNKEKLMKMAGAVRTGGKGTVRRKKKAVHKTATTDDKRLQSTLKRVGVNTIPAIEEVNIFKDDLVIQFLNPKVQASIAANTWVVSGTPQTKKLQDVLPGIINQLGPDNMEHLKRIAEEMQKQVAAAGAAQIKEENDDDVPELVPGETFEEVAQDTKA
- the LOC100838562 gene encoding chemocyanin translates to MAAQGRGSAKNMAIVAVLGMVVVLVSAGMAESAVYNVGDNGGWTFNANSWPAGKRFKAGDVLVFKYDSTAHDVTAVSAAAYKACAKPARAAKVYKSGSDRVTLARGTNYFICGVPGHCQAGMKIAVTAA
- the LOC100831082 gene encoding uncharacterized protein At4g14100, with product MEERKKMMKPLPFLLLCLLCLQPTGGSPDPTPTPWPPQFHAKLLMTHRGNLSLADLWYDWPGGRNLHVIRYQLAADSESPYYDAEWNNGTSFFYTPARRACRSAQVGVGILRPDWLSSPAGDAAYLGRFPDVDGGFDCHVWSKADFITYYEEVGTRRPVKWVFYTGRTAHVMSFEAGAVLEDAEWQAPEYCFAEDAGTTKNTLVSEPDHRYQESFTPLIRMLRG